The following are encoded in a window of Mycobacterium sp. ELW1 genomic DNA:
- a CDS encoding heme-binding protein, translating to MLLNARLARRAVVGAIGTGAVAGAMLIGAAPSALADPPPNCTAADLAGVAAGVSAATSAYLFTHPDVNAFFTGLEGAPRDTIRSEVKQYLDYNPSVKADLQGIRQPLVDLKNRCGTSPDVPVS from the coding sequence ATGTTGCTTAATGCCCGTCTGGCCCGTCGCGCGGTCGTCGGAGCGATCGGCACGGGCGCCGTCGCCGGCGCGATGCTGATTGGCGCAGCCCCGTCGGCGCTGGCCGATCCGCCGCCGAACTGCACCGCCGCCGACCTTGCCGGTGTGGCTGCGGGTGTGTCCGCGGCGACGTCGGCCTACCTGTTCACGCACCCGGACGTCAACGCGTTCTTCACGGGTCTGGAGGGTGCGCCGCGTGACACCATCCGGTCCGAGGTGAAGCAGTACCTGGACTACAACCCTTCGGTGAAGGCCGACCTGCAGGGCATCCGCCAGCCGCTGGTCGATCTGAAGAATCGCTGCGGCACCAGCCCCGACGTTCCTGTCTCCTAG
- a CDS encoding response regulator transcription factor, whose translation MVDDDPDVRTSVARGLRHSGFDVRVAATGKEALRLLANENHDALVLDVQMPELDGVAVVTALRALGNDIPICVLSARDTVNDRIAGLEAGADDYLTKPFDLGELVARLHALLRRASHSHEGSDAVTIGGLTIDTARRLVFVNGDRVELTKREFDLLAVLAENSGVVLSRQRLLELVWGYDFDVDTNVADVFISYLRRKLEREGVPRVIHTVRGIGYVLRSEP comes from the coding sequence ATGGTCGACGACGACCCGGATGTCCGGACTTCGGTTGCCCGCGGTTTGCGGCATTCCGGGTTCGACGTCCGGGTCGCGGCTACCGGCAAGGAAGCGTTGCGGCTGTTGGCGAACGAGAATCACGACGCGTTGGTGCTCGACGTCCAGATGCCGGAGCTCGACGGTGTCGCGGTGGTCACCGCGCTGCGTGCGCTGGGCAACGACATTCCGATCTGCGTGCTGTCGGCCCGCGACACCGTCAACGACCGGATCGCCGGCCTGGAGGCGGGGGCCGACGACTATCTGACCAAGCCGTTCGACCTGGGCGAGCTGGTGGCCAGATTGCATGCACTGCTGCGACGGGCCTCGCATTCACACGAGGGTTCCGATGCCGTCACGATCGGAGGGCTGACCATCGACACCGCCCGGCGGCTGGTGTTCGTCAACGGTGACCGGGTCGAGCTGACCAAACGCGAATTCGACCTGTTGGCGGTGCTCGCCGAGAACTCCGGTGTGGTGCTGTCCCGGCAGCGGCTCCTGGAGTTGGTGTGGGGCTACGACTTCGACGTCGACACCAACGTCGCCGACGTGTTCATCAGTTATCTGCGCCGCAAGCTCGAACGCGAGGGTGTGCCCCGGGTGATCCACACGGTGCGCGGCATCGGGTACGTCCTCCGGTCGGAGCCGTGA
- a CDS encoding HAMP domain-containing sensor histidine kinase, with translation MSSLGQSLSLRSRVALAAAVAAAIVVALLAALTSVVLANNDEAQLDKRLDSIVDASMYPEQLRDPSRVVTTGRSRSTGQVMFQRGFQLPPLPPGTATVTVNNVDYRVRTVNVDQSGGILVSIGIRADSILLSRARIPLYVLIVCLAVMVALALGWILAGPAIRPLLKLTEQTRRLGTGHDRLDPVHGSREAEDLSEAMIAMLNRLADAQAATTNSLQAAQDFAANAAHELRTPLTAMRADLDTLRIHDLPPEEREEVVADLARAQRRVEAIITALGQLASGQLARAEDREPIDVAEMLDRVARENIRSGVGEIIVEADEAGTVWGWPAGLRLAVDNLVRNAITHGEATRIVLRARRQGPLLAITVDDNGRGLPAEEHRKVLGRFARGSTATAGGSGLGLALVAQQAALHGGDIELSDGPLGGLRAVLTVSTAPEPVAPAGQA, from the coding sequence GTGAGTTCGTTGGGCCAGAGCCTGTCCCTGCGCAGCCGGGTCGCCTTGGCCGCCGCGGTGGCCGCCGCGATCGTGGTCGCGCTTCTGGCCGCGCTGACCTCGGTGGTGCTGGCGAACAACGATGAGGCACAACTGGACAAGCGCCTGGACTCGATCGTCGACGCCAGCATGTATCCCGAACAGCTGCGTGATCCCAGCCGGGTGGTGACGACCGGACGGTCACGGTCCACCGGGCAGGTCATGTTCCAGCGCGGGTTCCAGTTGCCGCCGCTGCCGCCGGGGACCGCGACGGTGACCGTCAACAACGTCGACTACCGGGTGCGGACGGTGAACGTCGACCAGTCCGGCGGGATCCTGGTCTCGATCGGTATCCGCGCCGACAGCATCCTGTTGAGCCGCGCCAGAATTCCGCTCTACGTGTTGATCGTCTGTCTTGCGGTGATGGTCGCGCTGGCGCTGGGCTGGATCCTGGCCGGGCCCGCGATCCGGCCGCTGCTGAAACTCACCGAGCAGACCAGGCGGCTCGGAACCGGCCACGATCGGCTCGACCCGGTGCACGGCTCCCGGGAGGCCGAGGACCTGTCCGAGGCGATGATCGCGATGCTCAACAGGCTCGCGGATGCCCAGGCGGCGACTACGAATTCGCTTCAGGCAGCCCAGGATTTCGCGGCCAACGCCGCCCACGAACTGCGCACCCCGCTGACCGCGATGCGCGCCGATCTGGACACGCTGCGTATCCACGACCTGCCGCCCGAGGAGCGTGAGGAGGTGGTCGCCGATCTGGCACGCGCGCAGCGGCGTGTGGAGGCGATCATCACCGCGCTGGGGCAGCTGGCGTCGGGGCAGCTGGCCCGCGCCGAGGACCGCGAGCCGATCGACGTCGCCGAGATGCTCGATCGGGTTGCGCGGGAGAACATCCGGTCCGGGGTGGGGGAGATCATCGTGGAGGCCGACGAGGCCGGCACGGTGTGGGGCTGGCCGGCCGGTTTGCGGTTGGCCGTGGACAACCTGGTGCGTAACGCGATCACACACGGGGAAGCCACCCGCATCGTGCTGCGTGCCCGCCGCCAGGGCCCGCTGCTGGCCATCACCGTCGATGACAACGGCCGTGGCCTGCCTGCCGAGGAGCATCGAAAAGTGTTGGGCCGCTTCGCTCGTGGCAGCACCGCCACCGCGGGAGGGTCGGGACTGGGTTTGGCGCTGGTGGCTCAGCAGGCGGCCCTGCATGGTGGCGACATCGAACTTTCCGATGGCCCGCTCGGCGGATTGCGTGCCGTGTTGACGGTCTCGACCGCCCCGGAGCCCGTCGCTCCGGCGGGGCAGGCTTAA
- a CDS encoding DUF3054 domain-containing protein, producing MAVRSDTRPAALALAGDIVSVVVFCAIGRRSHAEGLTLAGIAETAWPFLSGTLAGWLISRAWRAPTAIAPTGVIVWLSTIVVGMLLRKASSQGVAVSFIIVASVVTAVLLLGWRGVAAVVRKRRG from the coding sequence ATGGCAGTTCGTAGCGACACCCGCCCGGCCGCACTGGCGCTGGCCGGCGACATCGTCAGCGTCGTGGTGTTCTGCGCGATCGGTCGCCGCAGCCACGCCGAAGGGCTGACGCTTGCCGGAATCGCCGAGACCGCATGGCCGTTTCTGTCCGGCACCCTGGCCGGTTGGCTGATCTCCCGGGCCTGGCGGGCACCGACCGCGATCGCGCCGACCGGCGTGATCGTCTGGCTCTCCACCATCGTGGTGGGAATGTTGTTGCGCAAGGCCAGTTCTCAGGGCGTCGCGGTGAGCTTCATCATCGTCGCGTCGGTGGTGACGGCGGTGCTGCTGTTGGGCTGGCGCGGCGTGGCCGCCGTCGTCCGCAAACGCCGCGGTTAA
- a CDS encoding YbhN family protein, which produces MSYDASVNAAREDHGPPARGKYWWVRWAVLGVALIVLVVEATLVWDQLAKAWRSLFSANGWWVLAAVAAAMLSMHSFAQIQRTLLRSAGVVVRQWRSEAAFYAGNALSTTMPGGPVLSATFVYRQQRLWGASPVVASWQLVMSGALQVVGLALLGLGGAFLLGAKNNPFSLLFTLGGFIALLLLAQAVATRPELIDGIGVKVLGWVNSVRGKPTDTGLRRWRETLNQLESVSLSRRTLGVAFGWSFFNWVCDVACLAFAAYATGGRPSLAGLTVAYAAARAVGSIPLMPGGLLVVEAVLVPGLVSSGMALPGAISAMLIYRLVSWIFISTIGWVVFFFLFRTEGPLDPDAVADEIAAAEAESGGAPVDDPADTALQGPVPPPCPDPDDDKP; this is translated from the coding sequence GTGTCCTACGACGCGTCGGTGAACGCCGCCCGCGAGGATCACGGCCCCCCGGCGCGCGGGAAGTACTGGTGGGTCCGCTGGGCGGTGCTCGGCGTCGCGCTGATCGTGCTGGTCGTCGAGGCGACGCTGGTGTGGGATCAGCTGGCCAAAGCCTGGCGGAGCCTGTTCTCGGCGAACGGCTGGTGGGTGCTGGCGGCGGTCGCCGCGGCCATGCTGTCGATGCACAGCTTCGCCCAGATCCAGCGGACGCTGCTGCGGTCGGCCGGGGTGGTTGTCCGCCAGTGGCGCTCTGAGGCGGCGTTCTATGCGGGTAACGCGCTGAGCACCACGATGCCCGGCGGTCCGGTGCTCTCGGCGACGTTCGTTTATCGCCAGCAGCGGCTGTGGGGCGCCTCCCCGGTGGTCGCGTCGTGGCAGCTGGTGATGTCGGGTGCGCTGCAGGTGGTGGGTCTGGCGCTGCTGGGTCTCGGCGGCGCATTTCTGTTGGGCGCCAAGAACAATCCGTTCTCGCTGCTGTTCACCCTCGGCGGGTTCATCGCCCTGCTGTTGCTCGCGCAGGCGGTAGCGACCCGTCCCGAACTCATCGACGGCATCGGCGTCAAGGTCCTCGGCTGGGTCAACTCGGTGCGCGGCAAGCCCACCGACACCGGTCTGCGCAGGTGGCGCGAAACGCTGAACCAACTGGAGTCGGTCAGCTTGAGTCGCCGCACCCTCGGAGTGGCATTCGGCTGGTCGTTCTTCAACTGGGTGTGCGATGTCGCGTGCCTGGCGTTCGCCGCCTACGCCACCGGCGGGAGGCCGTCGCTGGCCGGTTTGACCGTCGCCTACGCCGCCGCCCGCGCCGTCGGCTCGATCCCGTTGATGCCGGGCGGCCTGCTGGTCGTGGAGGCCGTGCTGGTGCCCGGCCTGGTGTCCAGCGGGATGGCCCTGCCCGGTGCGATCTCGGCGATGCTGATCTATCGGCTGGTCAGCTGGATCTTCATCTCGACGATCGGCTGGGTGGTGTTCTTCTTCCTGTTCCGCACCGAAGGTCCCCTGGACCCGGACGCCGTCGCCGACGAGATCGCCGCGGCCGAAGCCGAAAGCGGCGGCGCGCCCGTCGACGACCCGGCCGACACCGCGCTCCAGGGCCCGGTGCCGCCGCCGTGCCCGGACCCCGACGACGACAAGCCCTGA
- a CDS encoding AI-2E family transporter translates to MPATRVSDDDSVDPFLRKTAAWSWRLLVVGAAIVALLWVVSRLEVIVVPVALATMLAALLLPAVDWLDRRGAPRGGAVALILLGGFAIFGGILTFVVSQFVSGLPGLVEQVTYSIDGLRRWLVDGPAHLSREQIDNAGNTAIKALRDNQEQLTTGALSTAATLTELVTGALLVLFTLIFLLHGGRNIYSFVTKIVPSSARERVRDAGRAGFGSLIGYVRATALVALVDAVGIGTGLAIMGIPLALPLASLVFLGAFIPLVGAVVTGFLAVVVALLAKGVVYGLITLGLIIAVQQLEAHILQPLVMGRAVSIHPLAIVLAISAGAVLAGIVGALLSVPLVAFLNSAIRVLVADNPAEEAAELEENDDGIILNAEPDVVPPKREKD, encoded by the coding sequence ATGCCGGCCACCCGCGTTTCGGACGACGACTCGGTCGATCCCTTCCTTCGTAAAACCGCAGCGTGGTCTTGGCGCCTGCTGGTCGTCGGGGCGGCCATCGTGGCCCTGCTGTGGGTCGTCAGCCGACTCGAGGTCATCGTGGTCCCGGTGGCCCTGGCCACCATGCTGGCCGCGTTGTTGCTGCCGGCCGTGGACTGGCTCGACCGTCGTGGGGCTCCCCGGGGCGGGGCGGTGGCCCTGATCCTCCTCGGCGGCTTCGCCATATTCGGCGGGATCCTGACTTTCGTTGTCAGCCAATTTGTTTCGGGCCTGCCCGGCCTGGTGGAGCAGGTCACTTACAGTATCGACGGCCTGCGTCGGTGGCTCGTCGACGGCCCGGCGCACCTGAGTCGTGAACAGATCGACAACGCAGGCAATACAGCCATCAAGGCGCTGCGCGACAACCAGGAGCAGCTGACCACCGGTGCCCTGTCGACGGCGGCCACCCTCACCGAACTCGTCACCGGCGCACTGCTGGTGCTGTTCACCTTGATCTTCCTGCTGCACGGCGGCCGCAACATCTACAGCTTCGTCACCAAGATCGTTCCGTCGTCCGCCCGCGAGCGGGTGCGGGACGCAGGCCGGGCCGGCTTCGGCTCGCTGATCGGCTACGTGCGGGCCACCGCGCTCGTCGCATTGGTGGACGCTGTCGGTATCGGCACCGGTCTGGCGATCATGGGCATCCCGCTGGCACTGCCCCTGGCCTCACTTGTCTTCCTCGGCGCGTTCATTCCCCTGGTGGGTGCCGTCGTCACCGGATTCCTCGCAGTGGTGGTGGCGCTGCTGGCCAAGGGCGTGGTCTACGGGCTGATCACGCTGGGGCTGATCATCGCGGTGCAGCAGCTGGAGGCGCACATCCTGCAGCCGCTGGTGATGGGTCGCGCGGTGTCGATCCACCCGCTGGCGATCGTGCTCGCCATCTCGGCCGGTGCCGTGCTGGCCGGCATCGTCGGCGCGCTGCTGTCGGTGCCGTTGGTGGCGTTCCTCAACAGCGCCATCCGGGTTCTCGTCGCGGACAACCCTGCCGAGGAAGCGGCCGAACTCGAGGAGAACGACGACGGGATCATCCTCAATGCCGAACCCGACGTCGTCCCGCCGAAGCGCGAGAAGGACTGA
- a CDS encoding Ig-like domain-containing protein, producing MKSKRPVAVASKPSGGQTPDAPSAEVLAAALATTTRRDTATASAVAAAVANSPAEIAREKAVADINMSVGWVPGVGTVVNGISLVSDFVDFTKAALRGDAVDMRDEIGDMTLDLVGMIPVVGAPVAATIHRSTVPVNRAPRPVDDSYSVDQDTQLTGNVLTNDSHPGGDSMTAVVSTAPSHGSLTLNTDGSFVYTPAAGYSGADSFSYTVTDTKGANAIGNVTIAVKYVAPPPVVDQQHPYTIDATDPATGTISGHFNVTHDKPFTYHVVNAPDATLGSFELNEQTGEWTFTPNPRTRVLAGTLGPTSPAAVKLSFSATATDGMATTAPIVVTEHIAGADRAALSLPPGTMPVLSFVDSRTGNAYIFGYRGNLIDGPDDQSVSYLAAVIHADGTSSIPSGASPVSGLVREAFAVGDTTFVVSQTGGDESSFQTYLSILGSDGLTPLGEPIPGDFRQPLTVAGTTYLLTQTGTYESGYQTHLTRLRADGVTSTTEMPGAFYGRTIVIGETTYLVTDTGTYESGYRTQLTTLGADGATSTTSVPGRFSNHTLVVGDTTYLVTVNGSQQSGYQTHLTRLGPDGVTSTTSIPGQFYEDSSGYSVVAGDITYLVTQTGDYDSGYNTHVTEVRTEGVSPTTTIPGWSWGGPTLVGDTRYLLVPTQSGTATHVVALTPDGATSVGSIPGVLSGDPIVVGDTTYFISHIGDSGVAATWQSVVTTLAPTPGGVTVIDDPIPGYRWAMRPIVVSDTTYLVTETWNSSVGYETHLTALLPDGVAPLGLATLGTVSGNPTVVVAGETTCLITTVRYYWLSDGTYAYTRTLLTAVEPEGLTLWEDPLHGYPGVAPITIGDTTYLVLETDDPTSGYQLQLLSVTAGGVRAIGAPTSGRVNSHSDFDTVVVGDTTYLIVETSDAAGGQQTSLVKVGPGGLTAVPGSLPGHPISAPVVVGDTTYLVTQTGQYDSAQTHFTALDPQGVLQPAYTVSGTLAYEPLIVAGDLIYVKTDGWETTGEGSHSTNHVYVTALAPEGPSSVDYPVQYGEPAIVVGNTTYLMSTVFPDEFVTGTDTTKTYIVALTPHGAVQFAEPVRGYSPGPIVAGDTLYLEFASYPDDVDDADDVTTYLVTLTPDGPVFAEPFPGLAPFYMDPIFTLGDTTYVTTTSGVWAIGVDAPSPASRL from the coding sequence GTGAAGTCCAAGCGGCCCGTCGCTGTCGCGTCCAAACCGTCGGGCGGTCAAACCCCGGACGCCCCGAGCGCCGAGGTGCTGGCGGCGGCGCTGGCGACCACCACTCGCCGCGACACCGCGACGGCGTCGGCGGTCGCTGCCGCTGTCGCCAACTCGCCTGCCGAAATCGCTCGCGAAAAGGCCGTCGCCGACATCAACATGTCGGTCGGCTGGGTTCCGGGCGTCGGCACAGTTGTCAACGGGATAAGCCTCGTGTCGGATTTCGTCGACTTCACGAAAGCGGCGCTCCGCGGCGATGCCGTGGACATGCGCGACGAAATCGGCGACATGACCCTCGATCTGGTCGGGATGATTCCGGTGGTCGGGGCGCCTGTGGCGGCGACGATCCACCGGTCTACGGTGCCGGTCAATCGCGCTCCTCGCCCGGTCGACGACAGCTATAGCGTCGACCAGGACACGCAGCTCACAGGCAATGTGTTGACCAACGACAGCCACCCCGGCGGCGATTCGATGACGGCCGTCGTGAGCACTGCACCCAGCCATGGCAGCCTCACCCTCAACACCGACGGCTCCTTCGTCTACACCCCAGCGGCCGGCTACTCCGGCGCCGACTCGTTCAGCTACACCGTCACAGACACCAAGGGCGCCAACGCAATTGGTAACGTGACCATCGCGGTCAAGTACGTCGCTCCCCCGCCGGTGGTCGACCAGCAACATCCATACACGATCGACGCGACCGACCCCGCCACCGGAACGATCAGCGGGCACTTCAACGTCACCCACGACAAGCCCTTCACCTATCACGTGGTCAACGCACCGGATGCGACCCTGGGCAGCTTCGAGCTCAATGAACAAACCGGCGAGTGGACCTTCACCCCGAATCCGCGCACCCGCGTCCTCGCCGGTACTCTTGGGCCGACTTCTCCTGCGGCAGTGAAGCTTTCGTTCTCGGCCACCGCCACCGACGGCATGGCCACTACGGCACCGATCGTGGTGACCGAACACATTGCCGGGGCCGACCGTGCCGCGCTTTCGTTGCCGCCCGGCACGATGCCGGTGCTGTCATTCGTCGATTCCCGCACCGGTAACGCCTACATCTTTGGTTATCGCGGGAACCTCATCGACGGCCCCGACGATCAGAGCGTCTCCTACCTGGCCGCAGTCATCCACGCCGACGGCACCTCGAGCATCCCGTCCGGCGCCAGTCCAGTATCCGGTCTGGTGCGCGAGGCGTTCGCCGTCGGTGACACCACCTTTGTGGTGTCGCAGACAGGTGGCGACGAATCCAGCTTCCAGACTTACCTCTCGATATTGGGGTCAGACGGCCTGACTCCTCTGGGTGAGCCGATTCCTGGCGACTTCAGACAACCGCTGACGGTTGCCGGCACGACCTACCTGTTGACCCAGACCGGCACGTACGAATCCGGCTACCAGACCCACCTGACCAGGCTGCGAGCCGACGGCGTGACCTCAACGACGGAGATGCCCGGCGCGTTTTACGGCCGCACGATCGTCATCGGCGAAACCACCTACCTCGTGACCGATACCGGCACGTACGAATCCGGTTACCGAACCCAGCTGACCACGCTGGGAGCCGACGGCGCGACCTCGACAACGTCCGTACCCGGGCGTTTCTCCAACCACACGCTCGTCGTCGGTGACACCACCTACCTGGTGACTGTTAACGGCAGCCAACAATCCGGCTACCAGACCCACCTGACCCGGCTGGGACCCGACGGGGTGACCTCGACAACGTCGATACCCGGACAGTTCTACGAAGACTCCAGCGGTTATTCGGTTGTCGCAGGCGACATCACCTACCTCGTGACGCAGACGGGTGATTACGATTCCGGCTACAACACTCACGTCACAGAAGTGAGGACCGAGGGCGTGTCACCGACGACGACGATCCCCGGCTGGTCCTGGGGCGGTCCGACCCTCGTGGGCGACACTAGGTATCTGCTCGTGCCCACACAGTCGGGCACCGCCACCCATGTCGTGGCATTGACGCCCGACGGTGCTACATCCGTGGGATCGATTCCCGGTGTGCTGAGCGGGGATCCGATCGTGGTCGGCGACACCACGTACTTCATCTCGCACATCGGCGACTCCGGTGTGGCCGCGACGTGGCAGTCCGTGGTGACGACGCTGGCACCGACGCCGGGCGGGGTCACGGTGATCGATGACCCGATCCCGGGATACCGGTGGGCGATGCGCCCAATCGTTGTCAGTGACACCACCTACCTGGTGACGGAAACCTGGAACTCCTCGGTCGGATACGAGACCCACCTGACCGCTTTACTGCCGGACGGTGTGGCGCCACTGGGCCTCGCGACCCTCGGCACTGTGAGCGGAAACCCGACCGTCGTGGTGGCCGGAGAAACCACTTGTCTTATCACGACGGTGAGGTACTACTGGCTCTCCGACGGGACCTACGCCTACACCAGGACCCTCCTGACAGCGGTCGAACCCGAGGGCCTGACCCTGTGGGAGGACCCACTTCACGGATACCCGGGCGTCGCGCCGATCACCATCGGCGACACGACGTACCTCGTGTTGGAGACCGACGATCCGACCTCCGGCTACCAGCTCCAATTGCTATCGGTTACGGCCGGCGGCGTCAGGGCGATCGGCGCCCCGACATCGGGACGGGTGAATTCCCACAGCGATTTCGACACGGTCGTCGTCGGTGACACCACATATTTGATCGTCGAGACCTCCGATGCTGCTGGTGGCCAACAGACTTCGCTTGTCAAGGTGGGACCGGGCGGGCTCACCGCAGTGCCAGGATCGCTGCCAGGACACCCGATCAGTGCCCCCGTCGTGGTCGGCGACACCACCTATTTGGTGACTCAGACAGGCCAATACGATTCGGCCCAAACCCATTTCACCGCATTGGATCCCCAGGGCGTCTTGCAGCCTGCCTATACCGTCTCCGGCACATTGGCGTATGAACCGCTCATTGTCGCGGGTGATCTCATCTATGTGAAGACGGACGGATGGGAGACAACGGGCGAGGGCAGCCACTCCACGAATCACGTTTACGTCACTGCGTTGGCACCCGAAGGTCCGTCGTCGGTGGACTATCCCGTGCAATACGGTGAACCAGCGATCGTCGTCGGCAACACCACATACCTGATGTCCACGGTGTTTCCGGACGAGTTCGTCACGGGGACCGACACCACCAAGACCTACATCGTCGCGCTGACACCCCATGGCGCGGTGCAATTCGCCGAGCCGGTAAGGGGTTACTCGCCCGGTCCGATCGTCGCCGGCGACACCCTGTATCTCGAGTTTGCGTCGTATCCCGACGACGTCGACGACGCAGACGACGTCACGACCTACCTTGTGACGTTGACTCCCGACGGCCCGGTGTTCGCAGAGCCGTTCCCCGGGCTGGCACCGTTCTATATGGATCCGATCTTCACTCTCGGGGATACCACGTACGTGACTACGACTTCAGGCGTGTGGGCGATCGGTGTCGACGCGCCAAGCCCCGCCAGCCGGTTGTAA